The Betaproteobacteria bacterium genome contains a region encoding:
- a CDS encoding Ku protein, with protein MAARSLASLTIAFGLVSIPVKLYSATQASGGVHFNLLHKTCGSRLRQQYMCIKEDVVVERAEMTKGYEFAKDEYVMFTPEELKELEETATHAVEVSEFIPITAIDPVYYDKAYYLAPDKGGAKPYSLFLEAMRRTGRCALGRYAARGKQYIVLLRPTEDALIMQQLLYADEVRRAADLEIAPAEVREPELKLATQLIEQISNDEFHPEAYEDTVKQRIEAAIERKVEGKEISVSAPPSETGGAQVIDLMEALRASLGKQKAAPERAPAAAAERAPAAAAEARGRKPPKRAGAAGIESAPAPARKSARK; from the coding sequence GTGGCTGCGCGCTCACTCGCTTCGCTGACCATTGCTTTCGGGCTCGTCTCGATCCCGGTCAAGCTCTATTCCGCGACCCAGGCTTCCGGCGGGGTTCATTTCAACCTGTTGCACAAGACCTGCGGCTCGCGCCTGCGCCAGCAGTACATGTGCATCAAGGAAGACGTGGTGGTCGAGCGCGCCGAGATGACCAAGGGCTACGAGTTCGCCAAGGACGAGTACGTGATGTTCACGCCCGAGGAGCTGAAGGAGCTCGAGGAGACCGCCACGCACGCGGTCGAGGTGAGCGAGTTCATTCCCATCACCGCGATCGATCCGGTCTATTACGACAAGGCCTATTACCTCGCGCCCGACAAGGGCGGCGCCAAGCCCTATTCGCTGTTCCTCGAAGCGATGCGGCGCACCGGGCGCTGCGCGCTCGGCCGCTACGCCGCGCGTGGCAAGCAATACATCGTTCTGCTGCGTCCGACCGAGGACGCGCTGATCATGCAGCAGCTGCTCTACGCCGACGAGGTGCGCCGCGCCGCCGATCTGGAAATCGCGCCGGCGGAAGTGCGCGAGCCGGAGCTGAAGCTCGCCACGCAGTTGATCGAACAGATCTCGAATGACGAATTCCACCCCGAGGCGTACGAGGATACAGTCAAGCAGCGCATCGAGGCGGCCATCGAGCGCAAGGTCGAAGGCAAGGAGATCTCCGTGTCGGCGCCCCCGTCCGAGACCGGCGGCGCGCAGGTGATCGATCTCATGGAGGCGCTGCGGGCAAGCCTTGGCAAGCAGAAGGCTGCACCCGAGCGGGCGCCCGCTGCGGCGGCCGAGCGCGCGCCGGCCGCAGCAGCCGAAGCGCGCGGCCGCAAGCCGCCCAAGCGCGCCGGCGCAGCCGGTATCGAATCCGCACCGGCGCCGGCACGCAAAAGCGCACGCAAGTAA
- a CDS encoding TIM barrel protein, with product MFEDRLALHTWSLDTTPLTGALAACKQAGWNGVELRRIDFVRCQEAGLDNAQVLELVRASGLEVACIGTEYGLMFAEGGERDRLLEMLNLTCRNARALGCELVMIAPGQNSGTLETAVANFRAAGEVVERHGVRLALEFNSQHPVINRLAVGRDLVAATAHPSCGLLLDTYHMERCGDGGGSFAAMAPREIFAFQYSDVPAGAPANERRPTDRLPPGQGCVRWLEVFRLLAEKGYAGYLSYEAPNPLQWARPPVEVAREALQATRSLLRESERAP from the coding sequence ATGTTCGAAGACAGGCTCGCGCTTCATACCTGGTCCCTGGATACCACGCCGCTTACTGGAGCGCTTGCGGCCTGCAAGCAGGCCGGATGGAACGGGGTCGAGTTGCGGCGCATCGACTTCGTTCGCTGCCAGGAAGCGGGCCTCGACAATGCCCAGGTGCTCGAGCTGGTGCGAGCGTCGGGGCTCGAGGTCGCCTGTATCGGCACCGAGTACGGGCTCATGTTCGCTGAAGGCGGCGAGCGCGACCGGCTGCTGGAGATGCTCAATCTGACGTGCCGCAACGCCCGCGCGCTGGGTTGCGAGCTGGTGATGATCGCGCCGGGCCAGAACAGCGGCACGCTCGAGACCGCGGTCGCGAATTTCCGGGCGGCGGGCGAGGTGGTCGAGCGCCACGGCGTGCGCCTGGCGCTCGAGTTCAACTCCCAGCACCCGGTCATCAATCGTCTCGCGGTGGGCCGCGACCTGGTCGCGGCGACCGCGCATCCGAGCTGCGGCCTGCTGCTCGACACCTACCACATGGAGCGCTGCGGCGACGGTGGGGGCAGCTTCGCGGCAATGGCGCCGCGCGAGATCTTCGCTTTCCAGTACAGCGACGTGCCTGCCGGCGCGCCTGCAAACGAGCGCCGTCCCACCGATCGCCTGCCGCCCGGACAGGGCTGCGTGCGCTGGCTGGAGGTGTTCCGCCTGCTGGCCGAGAAGGGTTATGCGGGATACTTGAGCTACGAGGCGCCGAACCCGCTGCAGTGGGCGCGTCCGCCGGTCGAGGTCGCACGTGAAGCGCTGCAGGCGACCCGTTCGCTGCTGCGGGAGTCCGAACGTGCGCCATGA
- a CDS encoding LemA family protein, translating to MRVRLVLLALMAVLTLTGCGYNTLQSTDEQIKASWAEVLNQYKRRADLIPNLVNTVKAYAAHEQAVLTGVTAARAKVGSIQATPELVNDPEAFEKFLAAQREMSSALARLLVVAENYPQLKADQNFRDLQAQLEGTENRVAVARNRYIKAVQEYNVTVRSFPSNLTAMMFGYKTKPSFTVEDEKAIAEPPKVDFGAPAKPPAGAPAPTPAPAPAPVPAK from the coding sequence ATGCGTGTGCGTCTCGTGCTGCTGGCCTTGATGGCAGTCCTGACCCTTACCGGCTGCGGCTACAACACGTTGCAAAGCACCGACGAGCAGATCAAGGCGTCGTGGGCCGAAGTGCTCAACCAGTACAAGCGGCGCGCCGATCTCATTCCCAATCTCGTCAACACCGTCAAGGCCTATGCTGCGCACGAGCAGGCGGTGCTGACGGGCGTCACCGCAGCGCGTGCGAAAGTGGGCTCGATCCAGGCCACGCCCGAGCTGGTCAACGATCCGGAGGCGTTCGAGAAGTTTCTCGCTGCGCAACGCGAGATGTCGTCGGCCTTGGCGCGGTTACTGGTGGTGGCCGAGAACTACCCGCAGCTGAAAGCGGACCAGAACTTTCGCGATCTGCAGGCGCAGCTCGAAGGCACGGAAAACCGCGTCGCCGTGGCGCGCAATCGCTACATCAAGGCGGTGCAGGAGTACAACGTGACCGTGCGCTCGTTTCCGAGCAACCTGACCGCGATGATGTTCGGCTACAAGACCAAGCCGAGCTTCACCGTGGAGGACGAGAAGGCGATCGCCGAGCCGCCCAAGGTGGACTTCGGCGCGCCGGCCAAACCGCCGGCAGGTGCACCGGCGCCGACGCCGGCGCCCGCGCCCGCACCAGTACCCGCGAAGTGA
- a CDS encoding ATP-dependent DNA ligase codes for MRQSGASDGRGADPLRTYARKRSFQATPEPPPGTAPRHDGPLLFVVQQHAARRLHWDFRLEAGGVLLSWAVPNGPSLVTGEKRLAVRTEDHPFDYASFEGVIPKGQYGAGEVIVWDTGVYSPDEHGEYAFDDREGAERRIAQGLARGKLSIFLRGHKLKGSFALVRMKEADKKEADNWLLLKHGDRFSRAEPPVTDATHSVLTDVTLEDLTRPGRDVSRIEARRLTPSGKRSPLPRGMAPMLATPESEPFDRPGWRYEPKLDGYRALAVIKDGEARLHSRRGGLDLNKPFPDILEALRAQAIESMILDGELVAFDAQGRPSFHALQNTVPGPRPGGRHADPGSPAATCVLFCFDLLYFAGIDLRERPYEDRRRYLEQCLLPSAQLQLVHVEDDGLALYAAALEAGFEGMVAKRRDSKYEAGRRSRQWVKVKRVDTSEFVVGGYTRGKGWRASQFGSLLLGEPAGRKKLEYVGRVGSGFDDMRLAELKRRLEPLKTATMPFLERPDEVQGATWVKPETVVEVRYAEVTPLGLLRAPVFVRVRDDKPVEATGAAVESASADESRGRARRMTDESGRRAIRTSERSSRAREPKAKQTGHAPDDIAAVVAQLDGKAARMSLEVQGETIALTNLDKVLWPEDRELDQRAYTKRDFIGYLARVSPYMLPHLADRPLTMIRMPDGIHGERFFQKHWEHKLPRFVERVEVFSESKSEQHEYLLCNNLVTLLWLGQIGTLEFHVWHSRANPAPELAEAALDYASSLEALEASVLNYPDYVVFDLDPYIYSGKEKKGAEPELNDVAFERGKEVAFWLRELMRSMALEPIVKTSGKTGLHVYLPIVRTIDFDAARAVCEAIGRHLMQQHPDAITMEWSTRKRTGKIFFDHNMNARAKTLNVAYSPRGVAGTPVSMPLTWEELERAHPLDFRMDNVIERLQRSGDRWRDALSAKQDLTRSLAGPTVAGRKSDGRPGRRSGSGRKA; via the coding sequence ATGAGACAGTCCGGCGCCAGTGACGGACGCGGCGCCGATCCGCTTCGGACCTACGCCCGCAAGCGTTCGTTCCAGGCCACACCCGAGCCGCCGCCCGGCACGGCGCCGCGCCACGACGGCCCGCTCCTGTTCGTCGTGCAACAGCACGCGGCGCGGCGCCTGCACTGGGATTTTCGCCTCGAAGCGGGGGGCGTGCTGTTGTCGTGGGCGGTGCCGAACGGTCCCTCGCTCGTAACCGGCGAGAAACGTTTGGCCGTGCGCACCGAGGACCATCCGTTCGACTACGCCTCGTTCGAGGGCGTCATCCCGAAGGGGCAGTACGGCGCGGGCGAGGTGATCGTCTGGGACACCGGCGTGTATTCGCCCGACGAGCATGGCGAGTACGCATTCGACGATCGCGAAGGGGCCGAGCGGCGCATCGCGCAAGGGCTCGCGCGCGGCAAGCTCAGCATCTTCCTGCGCGGCCACAAGCTGAAAGGTTCGTTTGCGCTGGTGCGCATGAAGGAAGCGGACAAGAAAGAAGCGGACAACTGGCTGCTGCTCAAGCATGGCGACCGCTTCTCGCGCGCCGAGCCGCCGGTGACCGATGCGACGCACTCGGTGCTGACGGATGTGACGCTGGAAGACCTGACACGGCCCGGTCGCGATGTGTCGCGAATCGAGGCACGACGCCTCACGCCGAGCGGCAAGCGCAGCCCCTTGCCCCGGGGGATGGCCCCGATGCTGGCCACGCCCGAATCCGAGCCGTTCGACCGGCCGGGGTGGCGCTACGAACCGAAGCTCGACGGCTATCGCGCGTTGGCCGTCATCAAGGACGGCGAGGCGCGGCTGCACTCGCGCCGCGGCGGGCTGGATCTCAACAAGCCTTTTCCCGACATTTTGGAGGCGTTGCGCGCCCAGGCGATCGAATCGATGATCCTGGACGGCGAGCTGGTCGCCTTCGACGCGCAAGGCCGGCCGTCGTTCCACGCGCTGCAGAATACGGTGCCGGGGCCGAGACCCGGCGGGCGCCACGCCGATCCGGGTAGCCCGGCGGCCACGTGCGTGCTGTTCTGCTTCGACCTGCTGTATTTCGCCGGCATCGATCTGCGCGAGCGCCCCTACGAGGATCGGCGCCGTTACCTCGAACAGTGCCTGCTGCCCTCGGCGCAGCTGCAGCTCGTGCACGTGGAAGACGATGGCCTCGCGCTGTATGCGGCCGCCCTCGAAGCGGGCTTCGAGGGCATGGTGGCCAAGCGCCGGGACAGCAAGTACGAAGCCGGCCGGCGCTCGCGTCAGTGGGTGAAGGTCAAGCGCGTCGATACGTCGGAGTTCGTGGTCGGCGGCTACACGCGCGGCAAGGGCTGGCGGGCCTCGCAATTCGGCTCCCTGTTGCTCGGCGAGCCGGCCGGGCGGAAGAAGCTCGAGTACGTGGGGCGCGTCGGCTCGGGCTTCGACGACATGCGGCTCGCCGAGCTCAAGCGCCGCCTGGAGCCGTTGAAGACGGCTACGATGCCGTTCCTCGAGCGGCCGGACGAGGTGCAGGGCGCGACCTGGGTGAAACCCGAGACCGTGGTCGAAGTGCGCTATGCCGAGGTGACGCCGCTGGGGCTATTACGCGCGCCGGTGTTCGTGCGCGTGCGCGACGACAAGCCGGTCGAGGCGACCGGCGCGGCCGTTGAGAGCGCGTCGGCGGACGAAAGCCGCGGCCGCGCACGACGCATGACGGACGAAAGCGGGCGGCGTGCGATACGCACGAGCGAGCGATCGAGCCGGGCGCGCGAGCCGAAAGCAAAACAAACCGGGCACGCGCCGGATGACATCGCGGCCGTCGTCGCGCAGCTCGATGGCAAGGCGGCGAGGATGTCGCTCGAAGTGCAGGGCGAGACGATCGCCCTCACCAATCTCGACAAGGTGCTATGGCCCGAGGACCGCGAGCTCGACCAGCGCGCGTACACCAAGCGGGATTTCATCGGCTACCTCGCGCGCGTGTCGCCCTACATGCTGCCGCATCTCGCCGATCGGCCGCTCACCATGATCCGCATGCCGGATGGCATCCACGGCGAGCGCTTCTTCCAGAAGCACTGGGAGCACAAGCTGCCGCGCTTCGTCGAGCGCGTCGAGGTGTTCTCCGAATCGAAGAGCGAGCAGCACGAGTACCTCCTGTGCAACAACCTCGTCACCCTGTTGTGGCTGGGACAGATCGGCACGCTCGAATTCCACGTTTGGCATTCGCGGGCGAACCCGGCGCCCGAGCTCGCCGAGGCGGCGCTCGACTATGCCTCCTCGCTCGAAGCGCTCGAAGCCTCGGTGCTGAACTATCCCGACTACGTCGTGTTCGATCTCGACCCGTACATCTATTCGGGCAAGGAGAAGAAGGGCGCGGAACCGGAGTTGAACGACGTTGCCTTCGAGCGCGGCAAGGAGGTTGCCTTCTGGCTGCGCGAGCTGATGCGCTCGATGGCTTTGGAGCCGATCGTGAAGACCTCCGGCAAGACCGGTCTGCACGTCTACCTTCCGATCGTGCGCACCATCGACTTCGACGCGGCCCGGGCCGTGTGCGAAGCGATCGGCCGGCATCTCATGCAGCAGCATCCCGACGCCATCACCATGGAATGGAGCACGCGCAAGCGCACCGGCAAGATCTTTTTCGATCACAACATGAATGCCCGGGCGAAGACTTTGAACGTCGCCTACTCACCGCGCGGCGTTGCGGGCACCCCGGTATCGATGCCGTTGACCTGGGAGGAGCTGGAGCGCGCGCACCCACTGGACTTTCGGATGGACAATGTGATCGAGCGGCTGCAGCGTAGCGGGGATCGGTGGCGCGACGCGCTCAGCGCCAAGCAGGACTTGACGCGCTCGCTGGCCGGTCCGACCGTTGCGGGGCGGAAGTCCGATGGTCGCCCCGGGCGGCGGAGTGGCTCCGGGCGAAAAGCCTAG
- a CDS encoding cation diffusion facilitator family transporter, translating to MSSLDFQSPRRFALLSIATSLVTLALKFGVYFLTGSVSLLSDALEAFVNLAAGMIAFGALTIAARPADADHSYGHDKAEYFASGVEGVLILLAAGSIVYAAVPRLFSPQPLAHLGIGLAIAVIAAAANYAAAHLMLKGARRHDSIAIEADAQHLMTDVWTTAAIVAGLLLVWFMPAWHILDPLLAVAVALRIVATGIDLLRRSTNGLMDTALPAEEIERIEQVVDAHISPQAQYQAMRTRKAGARRFIEFNLLVPGATAVSDAHGLCDRIEHAIQGALPNASVVIHVEPREIRPGAAAQAQALPGRE from the coding sequence ATGAGCTCGCTCGATTTTCAATCGCCGCGGCGGTTCGCGCTGCTGTCCATCGCCACCTCGCTCGTCACCCTCGCGCTCAAGTTCGGCGTCTATTTCCTGACCGGCTCGGTGAGCCTGCTGTCGGATGCGCTGGAGGCGTTCGTCAACCTGGCCGCGGGCATGATTGCGTTCGGCGCGCTCACCATCGCCGCGCGTCCCGCCGATGCCGATCATTCGTATGGACACGACAAGGCGGAATACTTCGCGAGCGGGGTCGAGGGCGTCCTGATCCTGTTGGCCGCCGGTTCCATCGTGTATGCGGCGGTCCCGCGCCTGTTCTCGCCCCAGCCCCTCGCGCATCTCGGCATCGGGCTGGCGATCGCAGTGATCGCGGCGGCAGCGAACTACGCCGCCGCGCACCTGATGCTGAAGGGCGCGCGCCGCCACGACAGCATCGCCATCGAGGCCGACGCCCAGCATCTCATGACCGACGTCTGGACCACTGCCGCCATCGTTGCCGGCTTGCTGCTCGTGTGGTTCATGCCCGCCTGGCACATCCTCGATCCGTTGCTGGCGGTGGCGGTCGCGCTGCGCATCGTGGCAACGGGCATCGATCTGCTGCGCCGTTCGACCAACGGTCTCATGGATACCGCCTTGCCGGCCGAGGAAATCGAGCGCATCGAGCAGGTCGTTGACGCGCATATTTCACCGCAGGCGCAATACCAGGCCATGCGCACCCGCAAGGCGGGCGCTCGGCGCTTCATCGAGTTCAACCTGCTGGTGCCCGGCGCCACAGCGGTAAGCGATGCGCACGGCTTGTGCGACCGGATCGAGCACGCGATCCAGGGCGCGCTGCCGAATGCATCGGTGGTCATCCACGTCGAACCGCGGGAGATTCGCCCTGGTGCCGCGGCGCAGGCTCAGGCGCTCCCCGGACGCGAGTGA
- a CDS encoding amidase yields MPARASAAQASFRLEEATIEDLQRAIRAGEITCVEVVQRYLARARAFNGVASVLVTEDGKPIEPAPGAVRAGAPVRFPSDTVTASTLLPDLDRYRGPPLEFGRMEPTASDPSVAQQYGMIVGKPNAGQLNALATLNIRGERSVTCRGDYDRHPDSGPLPPGAPPVCEQFRRQPDALEQAAEFDRTYGRNPPLDEMPLYGVVVSLKDPFDTRDMRTTGGGDAAYDIDFPARDHVLVEQLRKKGAIVYAKAVNTEYNGRAGNPGGRHHPRKVLPSVLGYQRSSWSGNPSNVYDTSRAASLGSSSGSGVSVSANLVMVSLGEETRASCRGPANHSACALILPHKAMLGFDGGAIGADIYCDRTGILARTLADCAKVLDALKDPVDGYYDARDPYTTVPRSSVLAEGYATHAVPLPSLEDMRVGIVRESMLNPGTNAAEPIITAAAREIKDVLGAQLGATLVESSHRLWQPDPDIEPMAVDFTRALARLVPVFMPDILFRLTAAGEPVFPEVAAAIVPTEFAPGRVFGTGSMQPIDYCVALADGLIDPPANLDIATVQQQELAPTFRYHIKQYLSRRAADWSALGYSETLVDWPNLNARSKFWGDDGRAAFRNWEEIADPRNPLSGRQGVNERIMLRELLRRADMMVILENRLDVLVRLHTPLPPAKIGGPEVPGPIGQLRNESQYGPNAGLTEVLVPAGYVKVAYDPVFALSADATRYVGVATEEPAALAEPGLPFSLVFRAEPGKEDSVLRIAATYEQASRRRVPPPAFGPLPVS; encoded by the coding sequence GTGCCGGCTCGAGCGTCAGCGGCGCAAGCATCGTTCCGACTCGAAGAGGCGACGATCGAGGATCTGCAGCGCGCCATTCGCGCCGGTGAGATCACCTGCGTCGAGGTCGTGCAGCGCTATCTTGCGCGCGCGCGGGCCTTCAACGGCGTAGCCAGCGTTCTGGTCACCGAGGACGGCAAGCCGATCGAGCCCGCACCGGGCGCCGTGCGCGCGGGCGCGCCGGTGCGCTTTCCGAGCGACACCGTCACGGCTTCCACGCTGTTGCCGGATCTCGATCGTTATCGCGGCCCGCCGCTCGAATTCGGCCGCATGGAGCCTACCGCGTCCGACCCGTCGGTCGCGCAGCAATACGGCATGATCGTCGGCAAGCCGAACGCCGGGCAGCTGAATGCACTGGCGACGCTCAACATTCGCGGCGAGCGTTCGGTGACCTGCCGCGGCGATTACGACCGGCATCCCGACTCGGGGCCGTTGCCGCCGGGCGCGCCGCCCGTGTGCGAGCAATTCCGCCGCCAACCCGATGCGCTCGAGCAGGCGGCCGAGTTTGATCGAACCTACGGGCGCAATCCGCCGCTGGACGAAATGCCGCTCTATGGCGTCGTGGTGTCGCTCAAGGACCCGTTCGATACGCGCGACATGCGCACCACCGGCGGCGGCGATGCGGCTTACGACATCGACTTCCCCGCACGCGACCACGTGCTCGTCGAGCAACTGCGCAAGAAGGGTGCGATCGTCTATGCCAAGGCGGTGAACACCGAGTACAACGGACGCGCCGGCAATCCGGGCGGACGCCATCATCCGCGCAAGGTATTGCCGTCGGTGCTCGGCTATCAGCGCAGCAGCTGGAGCGGCAATCCGTCCAACGTCTACGACACCTCACGCGCGGCTTCGCTCGGGTCGAGCTCGGGCTCGGGTGTGTCGGTCAGCGCCAATCTCGTCATGGTGAGCCTGGGCGAGGAAACGCGCGCGTCGTGCCGGGGTCCCGCCAACCACAGCGCCTGCGCATTGATCCTGCCGCACAAGGCGATGCTGGGGTTCGACGGCGGTGCGATCGGCGCCGACATCTACTGCGACCGCACCGGCATCCTTGCGCGCACGCTGGCCGATTGCGCGAAGGTGCTGGACGCGCTGAAGGACCCGGTCGACGGCTATTACGATGCGCGCGATCCGTACACCACGGTGCCGCGCTCGTCGGTGCTTGCGGAAGGCTACGCGACCCATGCCGTGCCGCTGCCATCGCTCGAGGACATGCGCGTCGGCATCGTGCGCGAGTCCATGCTGAATCCCGGCACGAACGCAGCCGAGCCGATCATCACCGCCGCGGCGCGCGAGATCAAGGACGTGCTCGGCGCTCAGCTGGGCGCGACGCTGGTGGAATCGTCGCATCGGCTGTGGCAGCCCGATCCGGATATCGAGCCGATGGCGGTCGACTTCACGCGCGCGCTTGCACGGCTGGTGCCGGTGTTCATGCCCGACATCCTGTTTCGCCTGACTGCCGCGGGCGAGCCGGTGTTTCCGGAGGTTGCGGCAGCGATCGTGCCGACCGAGTTCGCACCGGGCCGAGTGTTCGGCACCGGTTCGATGCAGCCGATCGACTACTGCGTCGCGCTCGCCGACGGGCTCATCGACCCGCCGGCGAATCTCGACATCGCGACCGTGCAGCAGCAGGAGCTCGCACCGACGTTCCGCTATCACATCAAGCAATACCTCTCGCGGCGCGCCGCCGACTGGAGCGCGCTCGGCTACAGCGAAACACTGGTCGACTGGCCGAACCTCAATGCGCGCTCGAAATTCTGGGGCGACGACGGGCGCGCCGCGTTCCGTAACTGGGAAGAGATCGCCGATCCGCGCAATCCATTGAGCGGCCGCCAGGGCGTGAACGAGCGCATCATGTTGCGCGAGCTGCTGCGGCGCGCGGACATGATGGTCATCCTGGAGAATCGTCTCGATGTGCTGGTGCGGCTGCATACGCCGCTGCCGCCAGCGAAGATCGGCGGACCGGAAGTGCCCGGCCCGATCGGGCAGCTTCGCAACGAATCGCAATACGGTCCCAACGCCGGGCTTACCGAGGTGCTCGTTCCGGCGGGATACGTGAAGGTCGCCTACGACCCGGTATTCGCATTGAGCGCCGACGCGACGCGCTACGTCGGTGTGGCAACGGAGGAGCCCGCCGCGCTGGCGGAGCCGGGTCTGCCGTTCTCGCTGGTGTTTCGTGCCGAGCCGGGCAAGGAAGATAGCGTGCTCAGGATCGCCGCGACCTATGAGCAGGCTTCGCGGCGGCGCGTGCCGCCGCCCGCTTTCGGACCGCTTCCGGTGTCGTAG
- a CDS encoding tetratricopeptide repeat protein produces the protein MAEYSLREVVQLAGLSRHIVRRLVQEGIVTPERARNREYRFSFQDVIVLRTARSLHAANISPRRIVRSLRRLRTLLPAAMPMCGLRVSALGADVVVHDSDLKWEADSGQLLLDFDLRTDAGTPRVIERRAAQPSDAKAHFETACGLEDDDPERACTHYRQAIACDRAHLSAYINLGCLLHESKRMDEAEAVYEQALAACEDRSVLWFNLGVLREDLGRTTEAVHAYRSALQSDPELADAHYNIARLYAALGREQDAVRAYNDYRRLVREAPR, from the coding sequence ATGGCAGAGTATTCTCTGCGCGAGGTCGTTCAGCTTGCCGGATTGAGCCGCCACATCGTGCGGCGGCTCGTGCAGGAAGGGATCGTGACCCCGGAGCGGGCGCGCAATCGCGAATATCGCTTCTCCTTCCAGGATGTCATCGTGCTGCGTACCGCGCGCAGCCTCCATGCCGCCAACATTTCTCCGCGCCGGATCGTGCGCTCGCTCAGGCGGCTGCGCACGCTGCTGCCGGCCGCCATGCCGATGTGCGGGCTGCGAGTGAGCGCGTTGGGGGCCGATGTGGTCGTGCACGACAGCGACCTCAAGTGGGAGGCCGATTCGGGCCAGCTGCTGCTCGATTTCGATCTCAGGACCGATGCCGGAACGCCGCGCGTGATCGAGCGGCGCGCCGCCCAGCCGAGCGATGCCAAGGCCCACTTCGAGACCGCCTGCGGGCTCGAGGACGACGATCCGGAGCGCGCCTGCACCCATTACCGCCAAGCGATCGCCTGCGATCGCGCGCACCTCAGCGCGTACATCAATCTCGGCTGCCTGCTGCACGAATCGAAGCGCATGGACGAGGCCGAGGCCGTGTACGAGCAGGCGCTCGCGGCGTGCGAGGACAGGAGCGTGCTGTGGTTCAACCTCGGCGTGCTGCGCGAGGACCTGGGCCGCACCACCGAGGCCGTTCACGCCTATCGCAGCGCGCTGCAATCCGATCCCGAGCTGGCCGACGCGCACTACAACATCGCCCGGCTGTATGCCGCGCTCGGGCGCGAGCAGGACGCGGTGCGCGCCTACAACGATTATCGACGGTTAGTTCGCGAGGCGCCGCGATGA
- a CDS encoding YgcG family protein: MSARVTDLTGTLTAEQRQALETRLAEFEARKGAQIAVLLVPTTQPETIEQYARRVLDEWKLGRKDIDDGALLLVALQDRKLRIETQYGLEGVMPDAIANRIIDEIITPRFKQKDFYGGISAGVERMIGVVEGEPLPPPQAKGGRSGNRGGNFESLLMIGFALVFVVGGVLRAMFGRVGGAALTGGIGAVIAWFIVGSLLAAGAVALIVFLLSTVFGVAGMGRSMRRGGYYGGGWGGGGSWGGGGGWSGGGGMGGGGGASGSW; encoded by the coding sequence TTGAGCGCCCGCGTCACCGATCTCACCGGCACGTTGACCGCGGAGCAGCGCCAGGCGCTGGAAACCCGGCTGGCGGAGTTCGAAGCACGCAAGGGCGCGCAGATCGCAGTCCTGCTGGTGCCGACCACGCAGCCGGAGACCATCGAGCAGTATGCGCGCCGGGTGCTGGACGAGTGGAAGCTCGGCCGCAAAGACATCGACGACGGCGCGCTGCTGCTGGTCGCGCTGCAGGATCGCAAGCTTCGCATCGAGACCCAATACGGGTTGGAAGGCGTCATGCCCGACGCCATCGCCAACCGCATCATCGACGAGATCATCACGCCGCGCTTCAAGCAGAAGGATTTCTACGGCGGCATTTCGGCGGGTGTCGAGCGCATGATCGGCGTCGTCGAGGGCGAACCGTTGCCGCCGCCGCAGGCGAAGGGCGGGCGTTCCGGAAACCGGGGCGGCAACTTCGAGAGCCTGCTGATGATCGGCTTCGCGCTCGTGTTCGTGGTCGGAGGCGTGCTGCGGGCAATGTTCGGGCGCGTCGGCGGCGCGGCGCTGACCGGAGGCATCGGCGCCGTCATCGCCTGGTTCATCGTCGGCTCGCTGCTTGCGGCCGGCGCGGTCGCGCTGATCGTCTTCCTGCTGAGCACCGTTTTCGGTGTGGCGGGAATGGGCCGTTCCATGCGTCGCGGCGGCTACTACGGCGGCGGCTGGGGCGGCGGCGGCTCCTGGGGCGGTGGCGGTGGATGGTCCGGCGGGGGAGGCATGGGCGGAGGCGGCGGAGCCTCCGGTAGCTGGTGA